The following coding sequences lie in one Trichoderma breve strain T069 chromosome 1, whole genome shotgun sequence genomic window:
- a CDS encoding amidase domain-containing protein translates to MAGFTLSRLMALLTLATTTAGHITSTGATVKLGELSYFISPYQAGNIPRSSLNAISDIPSAFGFTPITVVATATSSSDLNAVLTNWTNIDDVFQAGFAQVVFLAGQKSSSTQTLLGTDAIVAPLDVSNLPSGPYFVDSAGSAYRAYRLYDDFVGAFAESLLQKPDGSFETLSAKISSSVTMSIGVPSRLYFTRTKEKPLAGVRIGVKDLFDLSGVKKSNGNRAWYHFYPEAEKTAPAIQNLIDAGAVIVGQQIPAQFAQGGTATADWIDYHAPFNPRGDGYNDAGGSSTGGGASIAAYDWLDLAVGTDTGGSIRGPAAEGGVFGNRPSWGSVSADGCMPLSPTMDTIGFLTRDPTLWDAAQAALYQSKYTSYANDKAINWPKKIYNIGGWPDPADPTPLDDLTQTLVDIRSKIVELTGSELHVTEIADEWIKTRPKTAQNASINEVLDRVYAIKIEKDVVRLVREPFYADYSAKHDGALPAVDPANTNRWDFADQTPDSALVGAETNRTMFRDWLQSELLTTDNETCSSAIIIYATVLADPVPRNVYLSPPKVNPKFSLSRIAPFAEVPDFAIPVGEFEANSTITNHTQMLPLGLGIMVAKGCDGMLTRLAQDMVKSGIIGHYEAGGTMEGGEVLFK, encoded by the exons ATGGCTGGATTCACGCTCTCGCGCCTGATGGCCTTACTGACGCTGGCCACAACGACAGCTGGCCATATAACATCCACCGGAGCGACTGTGAAACTTGGAGAACTCAGCTACTTCATCAGCCCCTACCAGGCCGGAAATATTCCTCGATCTTCACTCAATGCAATCAGTGATATACCAAGCGCTTTCGGGTTCACTCCAATCACAGTAGTGGCCACAGCCACCAGCTCCTCGGACCTAAACGCAGTCCTGACAAACTGGACAAACATCGACGACGTCTTCCAGGCCGGTTTTGCGCAGGTTGTCTTTCTTGCTGGTCAGAAAAGTAGCAGCACGCAAACCCTACTCGGCACAGACGCAATCGTAGCTCCGCTAGATGTCTCCAACTTGCCCTCTGGGCCTTACTTTGTCGACTCCGCGGGCTCGGCGTACAGAGCTTACCGTTTGTACGATGATTTTGTCGGTGCATTTGCGGAGTCGCTTCTGCAAAAGCCAGATGGATCTTTTGAGACGCTCTCGGCCAAGATTAGCTCCTCCGTCACGATGAGCATCGGTGTACCGTCGAGACTATATTTCACACGAACCAAGGAAAAGCCATTGGCGGGAGTTCGCATCGGAGTAAAGGATCTCTTCGACCTCAGCGGCGTAAAAAAGTCCAACGGCAACCGGGCATGGTACCACTTCTATCCAGAGGCGGAGAAGACAGCTCCTGCAATCCAAAACCTCATTGACGCCGGTGCTGTCATCGTTGGCCAACAGATACCGGCACAATTTGCGCAAGGTGGCACCGCCACAGCCGATTGGATCGACTATCACGCACCGTTCAATCCTCGAGGAGATGGCTATAATGATGCTGGAGGTAGCTCAacgggcggcggcgcatccATCGCCGCATACGACTGGCTTGATTTGGCCGTTGGAACAGACACTGGTGGAAGTATCCGCGGTCCTGCAGCTGAGGGCGGAGTCTTTGGCAACCGGCCAAGCTGGGGAAGCGTGTCCGCGGATGGTTGCATGCCTCTCTCTCCGACGATGGACACCATTGGCTTTCTCACTCGGGATCCCACGCTCTGGGATGCGGCTCAGGCGGCGTTGTACCAGAGCAAGTATACCTCTTACGCCAATGACAAGGCGATAAATTGGCCGAAGAAGATTTACAACATTGGCGGTTGGCCGGACCCAGCTGATCCTACACCCCTTGATGACCTGACGCAGACACTTGTGGATATTAGAAGCAAGATTGTTGAGTTGACTGGCTCAGAGCTCCATGTGACTGAGATTGCGGATGAATGGATCAAAACGCGACCCAAGACAGCCCAGAATGCCAGCATAAACGAAGTTCTTGATCGTGTGTACGCCATCAAGATAGAGAAAGATGTTGTACGGCTTGTCCGAGAACCATTTTATGCCGATTATAGCG CAAAACACGACGGTGCTCTCCCTGCGGTCGACCCAGCCAACACCAACCGATGGGACTTTGCCGACCAGACACCAGACTCGGCACTTGTCGGCGCCGAGACCAACAGAACCATGTTCCGAGATTGGCTGCAGTCAGAGTTACTGACGACAGACAACGAGACTTGCTCCTCAGCGATTATAATTTACGCGACAGTTCTCGCTGATCCCGTGCCGCGTAACGTCTACCTGAGCCCGCCCAAGGTGAACCCCAAGTTCTCCCTGTCTCGGATAGCGCCGTTTGCAGAAGTCCCAGACTTTGCCATTCCAGTTGGAGAGTTTGAGGCAAACAGCACCATTACGAATCACACACAGATGCTGCCTTTGGGGCTGGGCATCATGGTGGCCAAAGGTTGCGATGGAATGTTGACGAGGTTGGCACAGGACATGGTGAAGAGCGGCATCATTGGGCATTACGAGGCTGGTGGGACAATGGAGGGCGGAGAGGTGTTGTTTAAG